The Oscillatoria acuminata PCC 6304 genomic interval CTGAATGATTTCTCCCGTTTCATTCACCGTAACTGTGGTAAATTTCCAAGGAGAAAGTTGGGGGATTTGTTGTCCTTGTGCTTTAGCCATTTTGCCCCCGAAATTGGGACCCGCTAAAGCGGCTAAAAAGCCGATACCGGATAACCCGCCTAATTTCAAAAATTGACGGCGAGTCAAGGGATGAGACGGTTTTTTGGCAGGATTGACGGTGGAGGATGGATGCATAGTGATTTAAGGGCGATCGCGTGAGGACTCTGAACCTCCCCTCCCCCGATAAAACGGGGTTTTGAGATGGGGTAAGGTTCCTGATATCCCTTCTTTCAGGGGATTTATTTCTTAACCCGATAAAATTCAGCCAATTGGGTCAAACTAAAGCAGGGGTCCCCTGAGTTCCCCTGGAGGTGATATGCTCATGTCATCGAGAGTAAGGACCCTTGAGAGGCGGGACAAGTGGGATAAACGTGCCAATGTTCGGTAGAAATGTCTAAATCTTTAATCAAACCTGAGTATAAATCGAGGACCCAACCATGCACTTTGGGGGCGCGGTTTTCCCGTAAAGCATTCCGCATGATGGCAGTTTGGTAGAGGTTTTTAACCTGGGATTTAATGTTTAATTCGGAGAGATAATTCAGTTTAGCATCCCGGGTGGGTAAATTGTCTATTTCTTCTTGATTTTGCAGGTAGATTTCTCGAATCGGGTTGACCCAACTATCGACTAGACCGGAGGTGCTTCCTTCTAGGGCCGCTTTAATCCCACCACAACAATAATGGCCGCAGACAATGATGTGATCAACTTCCAAATGCTCGATCGCATATTCTAAGACAGAGAGAAAATTAATATCCGTTAAACAGACCTGATTGGCAATATTTCGGTGGACAAAAATCTCTCCGGGTTCAACTTGCATAAACTGAGTCAGAGGCATCCGACTATCGGAACAGCCAATATAGAGATAAGGTGGTTTTTGGCCTCGGGCTAAATGGGTGAAATAATTGGCGTTTTTTTGCTTCTGTTGCGCGACCCATTGGCGATTATTCTGTAAGATTTGTTCAATACTTTGATAATTCATTCGGGGGGTCAACTCCTTAATAATAGAAAAAGGGTTTATTCGAGGGCGATCAACAAAGTGATGTTAGAGGAAAATGGAAATAGAGAACTGTTAATTAGAATACGCTATGGCAGGGAAAACCCGTTAGGATAAATCAGAGTTTTAGGGAAAATCGGCTAGGAAAGAGGAGGGATAGTCTTGGGTCCACAGGGGAATGAATCAAGCGGGAGAGGAGATTAGGGCAAAACTCCTAGGGGTGGGGATAGAAGCGGGGGTATTTGGAGTTGGGGTTGGGGGGTAGAATATCTTTTAGTTAATAGAAGCAGTCGCCATGATAGAAGATTTTACCCTAACCTGTCCGATTCCGATTTCTCAATATCCTCATGTGTTGTTAGCGCATGGGGGTGGGGGAACGTTGATGCGCCAGTTGATTGAACGGATGTTTTTGCCGGTGTTTGGGACACCGGATGGGGTTCCTCATGATTCGGTGGCGTTGACGTTGCCGGGAAATAAGATTGCGATGACGACGGATTCCTATGTGATTCGTCCCCTATTTTTTCCCGGTGGGGATATTGGTTCCTTGGCGGTTCATGGGACGGTGAATGATTTGGCGATGAGTGGTGCT includes:
- a CDS encoding carbonic anhydrase; protein product: MNYQSIEQILQNNRQWVAQQKQKNANYFTHLARGQKPPYLYIGCSDSRMPLTQFMQVEPGEIFVHRNIANQVCLTDINFLSVLEYAIEHLEVDHIIVCGHYCCGGIKAALEGSTSGLVDSWVNPIREIYLQNQEEIDNLPTRDAKLNYLSELNIKSQVKNLYQTAIMRNALRENRAPKVHGWVLDLYSGLIKDLDISTEHWHVYPTCPASQGSLLSMT